GTTTCGCTCTCAAACCGATGTTACCGTGCTTAATCCCTTTTATGCTAAAAGATTTTGGGGCACCTATCAATTTGGCATGCCAGCCGGTAAAAACGCGCACAGCTTGATGATCAAACAAAAGTTTGAATGGAATGAATACAATTTTGGTTTTGGGATTTATAAATCCTTTGGGAACGCTAACTGGATGATAGGCTACCATGGTAACCGCTTAGGCTTTGACTTTTGGACGAACACCGTTTATGCAAACACCCTTAACTCTTTGTCTTACATGATGGATGCGAACGCTTTTACCGTGTTTGCCTTTGGCGGTGGGGTGCATAGGAAATTCCTTTGGGGTTTGTTAGGGCGTTTGACTTATGGGCCTAGGGCGAACGAACAAGTCCTATCGCTCAACTTGGGCTATAAATTCACTAAAAATTTCTCAGCCGACATTAAATTTGAATATTATAATGTGTTGATGCATCAAGGCTATAAAATGGGGTGGAACGGGCCAAAATTAGACAGCCAACCCGCCACCGATCAAGACAGGAGTCATATTTTCACCGAAATCGTGTGGAAGCTCTAAACCCTCTTTAAATAACAACCCTTATTTAAAGGGGTTGGCTAAAAACGCCCAACCATAAGATAGCCACTAAAAAACGCTTTATCGCCTATTTTAGGGCTTGTTTTTCTAAAAGCGTTAGAATTTTTAAACTTTTTTATTACGCTATTTTTGGCTCTGTGATACTAAAACTTTTATTTTTAAAAATGGGCTTTTGGTTGCTTTGCTTTGTCATTTTAAAACTCATTTTAAAAATATTTCAAATTCATTTTATAAGGGGATAGGGGGGTATTTTGAAATAACTCTCCCCCAACCCCCCAAGACCGCTTTTTTAATAAAGTTATCACTTGCTTACGCAAGCTCTTTGTTATTTATTTGGGGTTAGGGGTTTGAAAGTCAATAATTTTTCTCGGTAATATTCGTATTGTTTTTTTCGGGCTTCTATTTCAGCGGGGATACCGGCTAATAAATCGGTGGTTAAAATTGAAAATTGATCCAAAATCTTAACGATCTCTTGTTGGATCTCTAGGGGTGGGATGGGGACTTCTAATTGTGAATAACGAGAAATCCACTGCCTTGTATGTTCCCCACTGATATTATAGGGAATAGTTTGCATATAAAAAAAGATAAATCTGATGTTAATTGTAGGATTTTTTGAGAATAAGATTTTCATAGCGCTTGATTTTACTTTAAAAGGGAAATCAACCCATTGGGTCGCTGTTGTGAAATCGTCAAAGATGATAACCGGAGAGCTTTTACTCGCTTGATAAATATTGTCTTTTTCGTTTGTATAACCTAAAATAAAGGTTTTTCCTGCGGTTAAAACGGGGGTAGGGTAACTTTTATCAAATTCTTTACTCGTTACGCAATATTGATTGGGTTGATCATACTCTAGAACCTCCCCCAACTTCATAAACCCTACCCCCTTAGGCGCTAGAGTGTGGAGTAAGGTTTTCAAGCGTTTGGGGTAGGGTTTTTGCGCCAATCTTTCTTTGGCGTCTTTGTGGTTTTGGTTAATATCGTTAAAGTCTAAAAGCATGTTTTGGTAATACTGGTATTGTTTTTTTCGCGCTTTTAATTCTGTGTTTAATTCTGTGAAAGCGTCCAAAATCTTAACGATCTCTTGCTGGATCTCTAGGGGCGGGATGGGGAACTTATATTTTTTAAAAGCGGTCATATCCACAGAAGCAAAACCTGAAACATTAATATTATTTTTGCACCATTCCCCTAAAAGAAAGCATTGGTAAAAAAAGAATTTCATGTCTAAAGCAAGATCACAATTCGCTTTTTTGCTTAAAAAAGTGAATTGTTGATTCGCTAACGAATCAACGATTAAAAGGGCATGCTCTCCTATGGTTGCTGTCGTAGAAATAATAATAGAATTTTTAGGGAATAATTTCTTACCTTTCAAAGCCTTTGGGGTAATGTGTTGGATTGAGTCTTTTAAAATCCTCCCATTTTCTCTAAGGTCTTCCATTCTAAACCAAGGGATAGTCCCATTTTTCCAAAATTCAGGATTGTTTTTTGATGGGGTGTAACCATTTCTAATTTCAAAAACCTCTTCAAGCGTTTTAAACTCCACCCCCTTAGGCGCTAGGGTTTGGAGCAGTCGCTCTATTTTATGCATTTTACCTCCCTTCTAAATGGCTAATGATAAATTCAAGGCTTTAAGCCCTCATCGCGCGCATGGAATTGGCTAAAGCTAAAAGCGTAACCCCCACATCGCCAAAGACCGCTTCCCACAAGCTCGCTACCCCCATAAGCCCTAGCACGATAAAAACCGCCTTAATCCCTAAAGCGAACAAGATATTTTGCCAAATGATGTTTTTGGTTTTTTTAGCGATCGCTAAAACTTTGACTAAAGAGCTTAAGGAGTCATTAGTGATCACAATATCCGCGCTTTGCTTGCTCAATTCTGAGCCTTTCCCCATGCCAATCCCCACATCAGCGCTCGCTAGAGTTGGAGCGTCATTGATGCCATCGCCTACAAAAATCGCCGGGGCTTTATAGCGCTCTTTAAAGGTTTTAAACACGCTCGTTTTTTCTTCAGGCAACAAACTCGCATAATATTCACAGCCTAGAGTTTGAGCGATGCTCTCAGTCGCGCTTTTTCTGTCCCCGCTCAAAATGCAAAAATTTTCTATCCCTTGCGCTTTTAAATCCCTTAAGCACTCTATGGCGTCATCTTTAATCTCATCGCTAATCACAATATAGCCTATATAATTTTGGTTGAAAGCCACATGCACAATCGTGCCGTTTTCTTTGGAAGGGCTGTGCGCGATATGGAATTGATCGAGCATTTTTTCATTCCCTGCGATGATTAGATCCGTATGGCATTGCGCTTTAACCCCCATTCCGCTCACTTCTTCGTAATTTTTAATGTCATGCTGGTGCTTATCGTCCTTTAGCATTTCTTCGCATGCTTTTTGAATGGATAAAGCGATCGGGTGCGTGGATAAGAGCTGCGAACAAGAAGCGTAATGCAAAACTTCTTCTTTAGAATGCCCGTTTTGCGGCACAATATCTGTTACTTTAAAAACGCCTTTAGTCAAAGTGCCGGTTTTATCAAAGGCGATGCTTTTAGCTTGGGTAAGCACCTCTAAAACATGCACGCCTTTCATTAAAATGCCCTTTCGGCTCGCCGCTCCCACGCCCCCAAAATACCCTAAAGGCACAGAAATCACTAACGCACAAGGGCAGCTCACCATTAAAGCCACAAGCCCCCTATAAATCCACTCATCAAAGCTCCCCATAGAAAACAAGGGCGGTAATATGGCGATCATTAAGGCAATAAATAAAACGCTTGGGGTGTAGTAGCGTGAAAATTTAGTGATGAATTTCTCGGTTTCGCTCTTTTCATTCGTGGCTTGCTGGACTAAATCCACCACTTTAGCGATAGAAGAATCTTTATACATTTTTTCTACTTGAATTTCAAGGACCGCCTTTAAATTCAAGCTCCCCCCTAAAACTTTAGAGCGTTCGCTGACATTAACAGGCATGGACTCCCCACTCAACGCCCTTTCATCTAGCAAACTTTCGCCCTTGATCACCACGCCATCCACAGGCACTTTTTCGCCGACTTTCACCACCACAATGTCATTAATTCTTAAATCTTCAGGCGCAACGCTCACTAATGCATCGCCCTTTTTCAAATAAGCCAAATTAGGAGCGACATCCACTAAAGCTTTAAGGGATTTTTTAGAGCGAGCGATAGCGAGTTTTTGCAAAAATTCGCCCGCTGAATAAAACACCATAATAGACACGCTCTCTTCATAAGCCCCCACGCAAAAAGCCGCAATAGTCGCAATGAGCATCAAAGCGTTTTCATCAAAAAATTGCCCTTTTCTAAGCCCACGAAACGCCCCTAAAATCACATCTTTACCGCTCACTAGATACACTAAAGCCAACACGAAAAACACCGCTTTTTCAATCAAAGGGCTAGGGTTTAGGTGTAAGATTAAAATCGCACCTAAAAAGACCATGATCGTAACAATGAGTGGGGTAAAACTCAAGGGCTTTTCTGCGGTCTCTTTAAAAGACAGGCTCAAATGCGGTTCATTTTGCTTAATAAAAGCCTTAACCTTTTCAAAATCGCTCGTGTCCAAAAACAACTTACTGGTGCTGAAATTGATTTGAGCTTTTTTCACATAGTCTAATTTGTTTAAATCCCTTTCCAATTTAGACGCGCAATCAGGGCAATCCAAATTATGAATGTGGTATTCTTGCATTTTCTCTCCCTTATAAAAATCCTTTTAAGAAATCTTTCTAAAACTCAGCGCTTTAAGCATGTGAGATTTTTCTATATTCTCGCAAGCGTTTAAATCCGCAATCGTCCTAGCGACCTTTTTGACCTTATTCACAGAGCGCATGGATAGATTGAACCTTTCAACCGCCTGCTCTAACAACTTTTTTGCTTCAGCGTTTAAAGGGCAAAATCGTTCGATCTGCTCTTCATTAAGCTTACCATTAAAAGCGCTCTGTTTCCTTAACTTTTGCTGTTTGAAAGCTAATAATACTAATTCATGCATCTCTTTTGAAGTCCAAGAATGCGACGGCGTGTCTTTATAATTCCCCTCTTCCATTTGCACGAACAAATCAATCCTGTCTAAAAAAGGTTCGCTCAAGCGGTTTTTATACTGCGTGATTTCTCTATCTTGGCAACGGCATGCTTTGGTGGTGCTGAGTAAATTCCCACACAAACAAGGGTTTTGAGCCCCCACAAATAAAAAAGAGGTTTCGTATTCAATTTTGCTGTGTACTCGTGAGATCACTAATTTATTGTTTTCTAAAGGCTCTCTCAAAGCTTCCAAAATATCCTTTTTAAAATGGGGCAATTCATCAAAAAAAAGCATGCCGTTATGCGCTAGCGCGATTTCGCCGGGTTTTGGCTCTCTTAGAGAGCTTGAGCCTAAAATGCTGGATTTTGAAGCGCTCTGGTGAGGGTTTCTAAAACTCCTTAAGGGGTAATAGGCGCTGTCTTGCTCGCTTAAAATGCGTAATTTTGTCGCTTCTAAGATTTCATTCAGGCTTAATGGAGGCAAGATATAACGCATGCGATTAATGATCATGCTTTTCCCACACCCTGGACTTCCCTCTAAAATCAAGTTATGAAACCCAGCACTAGCGATCAAAGCGGCTTCTTTAGCGACAGCTTGCCCCTTAACTTCTTTAAAATCTAAGGCATAGGCGTCTGAAAAATAATACTCTTTATCGTTCAATTCTATCGTTTTAAAGGGTAGTTTTTTCGTGTGGGTGTCTGCTTTGATTTCAGGGTTTTGCAAAATTTCTAAAGCTTCTTTAAAATGCTCCACAAAAAAGCATTGCAAATTAGGGATGAGCGAAAAAAGCTCCTCATTAGCCTTAGGCGCAATGACTTTAGCATGGGGGCGTTTAATGGCAATGTCTAAAAGCATGGGGAAAATGTTAGAATTGGGTTTGATCTTGCCATCAAGCCCTAACTCCCCAAAAGCAAACCACTCTTTAAAAGCCAACTCTTGTTTTTGCAAAGCGATTAAAAGAGCGATAGGCAAATCAAAATGGCTCCCGGATTTAGGCAAATCTGAAGGGGAAAGGTTGATGGTGATTTTTAAAGGCGGGAAAGTGAAATCGTTATTTTGTAAAGCCGATTGGACCCGTTGCTTGGCTTCTTGGATAGAGCTATTAGCTAGGCCTGAAATCACAAACGCCGGCAAAGCCCTTGTGAAAGTCGCTTCCACAGCCACGATTTCTGCCACCCCCCTTTGCATGGTCGCACAAAATATCGTGTTAATCATGGTGGTTACTTGTGTTTTTGTTTTTTTTGCAGCTCTTTGAGTTCTTTTTCAAATTTCTTACGCTTCAAAATGGATAATTTATCCACGAATAACACGCCATTGAGGTGATCGATCTCATGCTGAATGGCTACCGCTAAAAGTTCGCTCGCTTCTAAAACTTTCACTTCAGCGAAGCGGTTTTGATACTCTATCTTAACCTTTTCAAAGCGCTCCACCTCTTCATAAAACCCCGGCACAGACAAGCACCCTTCTCTATACATTATTGAACCCCCCGTTTCTATCCATTTAGGGTTAATGATTTCCAAGCAGTCTTCTTTGTGTTGCAAGCCGTCTTCTTGCGGGAGATTGATAATGAGCATTCTTAAGGGTAAGCCCACTTGAATTGCGGCTAGCCCTATCCCCTCACTAGCGATCATAGTCTCATGCATGTCATCTAGTTGTTGGTGGAGTTTTGAATCAAAAGAAACGATCTCTTTAGAAATCGTTCTTAAGATTTTAGAAGGGTAATGGATAATCTCTAATAACGCCATGCAATCACTTCACGTTTTTCTGTAACACTTTATCAATCAAGCCATACTCTTTAGCTTCTTTAGCGCTCATGTAAAAATCCCTGTCCGTGTCTTTAGCGATTTGCTCCAAACTCTGCCCTGAGTTTTGAGCCAAAATAGAATTCATCAAGCCTTTAAGCCTGAGAATCTCATTAGAAATGATTTCAATATCGCTCGCTTGCCCCTGAGCCCCCCCTAAAGGCTGGTGAATCATAATCCTTGAATGAGGCAATGAAAAGCGCTTACCCTTAGCCCCACAGCTCAGTAAAAACGCCCCCATAGAAGCCGCTTGACCGATGCAAATCGTGGAAACATCAGGGCGGATAAAATTCATGGTGTCATAAATGCTAAGACCGCTTGTTATCACCCCACCGGGAGAATTGATATACAAGCCAATGTCTTTTTCAGGGTCTTCAGCTTCCAAAAACAAGAGTTGGGCCACGATAGAAGACGCCACGCTGTCATTAATCTCACCGCTCAATAAAACAATGCGATCCTTTAAAAGGCGTGAGTAAATATCATAGCTGCGCTCCCCACGATCGGTATTCTCTATTACATAAGGAATGTATCCCATCATCTCTCCTTTTTAGCCGTTTAACCCACTTGAGTTTTTTGAGCGTTGGGCCTCATTTTCTCTAAAATTTCTTGTTGCTCTTTAGGCAGGTTTTTATCCAACAAATAAGTCAGCACCCTATCTTCAATCATCGCCATTTTCACCGCCGCTAACATGTTATTTTTGCGGTATTGTTCAATGAGATTTTCTGGGTTTTGCCCTGTCATCATCGCTTCATAATACAAAGTTTGAAAGACTTCATTGTCATGCACGCCAATTTTTTCTTCTTTCGCTAAAGCGTCAATGATAAAAGTGATTTTCACGCTTTTTGTCGCATCATTCCTAAAGCCCTCACGCTTTTCTTTGGCTTTTTCTTGACTTTCTTGTAAGGATTTGACTTCCTCAGCTTGCATGGAATAAAGAGCGTTCCTGAACAACAAATCCATTTCTTGCTCTATGATCGTTTTAGGCAAATCAAAAAGAATCTTTTCATCTAAATTTTCAATCAATTTTTCTTTCAACTCTTCATTATAGAGCCTGGCTTTATTTTCTAAAAACAACTGCCCTTCAACCCTTTCTTTTAAAAGCTTTAAAGTCGCATTCTCTTCATTAGCCAGCACGATTTTAGCGAGTTCGTCATTGATTTCTAACACTTCACGCGCTTGAATCTGGCGTAATTTCACTTTAAAAAGGGCTTCTTTGCCGGCTAAATGCTCTGCGTGGTATTCGCTAGGGAAAGTCAAAGGGAATTCTTTTTCTTCACCCGCTTGCATACCTAAAAGAGCCTTTTCAAAATCTTCTAGCATTTGCTTACTACCTAAAATCAAACTGAAATTCTCAGCCTTGCCCCCTTCAAAAGGCGCATTATCTATAAAACCTTCAAAATCAATCGTTAATTTATCGTCGTTTTGAGCTTTTCTTTGAGCGTTAGTATCCACAAATTTCGCATAATCTTTAGCGAGCTGTTTCAAACGCTCATCAATTTTTTCTTCATTTGGAATTTCCACTCCCACGCTAGGCACGCACTCTTTGATCTTGTCTAAAACAATCGTGGGTTTTAAGCCAATGTCCGCTTCTATTTCAAAATGCGTGTCTTTTTTTTCAAATTTAGTGAGATTGGGGCTGCCGATTAGATCCTTATTTTCAATCCCTAATTCCTTAAAAGCGTTTTTTAAAACCTCTTGAATCATTTCTTCTTGAGCATCTTGATCAATTTGGGCTTGATAACGGGCTTTCACTAAACTAAGGGGGACTTTACCTCTTCTAAAGCCATCAATTTTAACTTTTTGGGCGATTTTTTGAGCGATTTTATCATAACGCTTTTCTAAATTTTCAACGGAAAGTTTAGCGCTCAAACGGGCGTTAGCGGTGTCAATCTTTTTCACTTCAAGATTCATTTTTTTCCTTAAATGGTTAAAAAATTAAATTTTTGTATCATTATAGCTTAATTTGTTTTAATTCCGGTTTATAAAAAGCGGTTTTAATTCTAGTTTTCAAAAATTTAAAAAACTAAAAATCATAAGTTGAAGTGAGATAGACAGAAATATTGCGTTTGAAATGAAGGGTGTATAAAGGGGTTTTAAAATAATCGTTAATTAAAAAGGGGATTCGCACGCCAAATTCTATCGCCCAATTCTTATACCTTGAAAAGCGGTAACGATACCCCACATTCAGCATCACTTGAAACATGTAAGGGTGATAAACGCTTGAAGGATCTTTGGCCCACTTTTTAAAAATCTTTGTTTCATAAAACCAGGTTTCTCCCACGAAATTCATCCCTAAAATCAGCGTCCCAAAAGCGCGTTTGTATAAAAAGTCAGCCCCCACGCCATAAAAAATAGCGTTAATAAAAGTCTCTTTTCTTTGTAATTTTTCTCTATAGCTTTTAGGGATCTGCGAACTCGCCCTCAAACTATCGCCTAATGCGCCTTTATTTTTAAGAAAAAAGCCATAAGCGTAATCCAAAGAGACATAAAAACGGAAGCCGTAGCGCTCTTTTTTAGGAAAAAATTGTTTATAGCCATAAATCAAACTGACTTCAGCAAAAGGAATGTCTCGGTATTTTGAATGGTTTTCAAATTTTTCCCTGCTCTGTAGCCATGACATTTGCACCACGCTTGTGCCATAATAATGGGAGCTTTTGTCTATGTTAAAAAGTTTTTTTTTGGGCTTTTTAGGCTCAGCAAAACATGGAGGGTGGGTTTTGCCCCTTAAACACTTCTTGGCTAAAAACCGCTGGTATCCTAGATCTTTTTCTTTGATGATGGTGTAAGTAACCAAATCATCAGCCCTTAAATACACGCTCAAAAATAACGCTAAAAACCCCTTTTTAAGCAGTTTGTTCAAGCGTTCTTTTCTTATGCGTTATTTGTCTTTATCGGTTTCTTTTGCCTTTCAATTCCTTGGCGTCTTTTTGATAAGATTCTAAATTCTTTTGAGTGAGTTTTTTGTCTATTTCTTGCATGATACTTGCAAAAATCTTATTCAAAGCGCTCTTGATCGCATCATTAGAATTATCCGTTCCCTTAACCATAGTACTAACTAACCCTCCGCTATGGCTTGAATGGGTGGTTTTTAAGAATTTTTCTTGAATGTCCAACTCGCTCAAATCCATCGTAAAAGAATCTAAAGATTCCCCACTCATAGGCTCTAGTATGGTAACCTTGACAAAACCGGCCGGGATTAAAACCCCTTCCATTTTATCCAAACCAGTGGAGAATAATAACCCGGGTTCTGATTTTTTCTGTATGGTTCTTTTAGGATCGGGGCGTAAAACAATTTCGCCATTCATAGCAACCGCCAAATACCCTTCTTTTTTTTGCACAAAAGAAAAATCGTCTTTATCGCTACTATCCACATTGATAACCTTGTAGCCCTGATTTTGCAAAATCTGTTCAACCTTAAGCACGGTTTGATTCTTGAATTTGTTTTCATACTCTTTAGCGATATTATCGCTGTATTGGAAAGCTGGCCTTAAAAGCAAAATCTTTTCATCTAACGCTTGAACTTTCTCGCTAGCTGGATGGTAATTCAATTTCAAAGCGACTTCATTGGTTTCAATAATATGCGGGCTGCATCCCACCAACAAAGCCACCACGCTCGCGCCTAAAAGGCATTTTTTCCATGCAAAATCTTTAAAATGATTATTTGCTTTCATTGTTCTATCCTTGATTGTAATATTTTAGACTTCTATAACAACAAACCCGAAGCAACCAACACGCTTTTGTTGTCAAAATGTTATTTTACCCTAACATCTTTAGATTATTAGTCTTTTTCTATTTTTTAGCGTTATAATCCCCACTTTTGCCTCCACTTTTATATTCCAACATCACACCGCTAATTGTCATGCTCTTATCAATGGATTTTACCATGTCATAAATGGTTAAAAGCCCTACGCTCACACTCATTAGCGCTTCCATTTCTACTCCCGTTTTAGCTTGAGTTTTGACTCTCGCATAGAGTTTAAAACTGCAAGTCTCTTTTTCTTCTAAAATATCAATATCCACCCCATTGAGCATGATTGAATGGCACATGGGAATGAGCTCGCTTGTCTTTTTAGCCCCCATAATCCCAGCAATAATAGCAGTCTGTAACACCGGACCCTTTTTGACGCAATGATTGATAATAGCGTCATAAGCCTCTTTATTCATGCTGATACGACCGCTCGCTAGAGCGATTCTTTCAGTGGTTTCTTTATCCCCTATATCCACCATTTTAGGCTGATTTTCTCCATTCAAATGAGTGAGTGGCATTTTTTTATCCTATTGTTTGGGGCGAAACGCTTGAATGTTTTTTTCATTCACTTGCATATAATTCCCTAAAATCAAATCCACGCAATAAGGAATCGCTGGAAAAACCGCTTCTAAGCATTCTCTAATGCTTTTTGGCTTACCAGGAAGATTAATGATCAAACTCTTATTCCTAATGCCAGCACTCTGGCGCGACAGAATCGCTGTAGGCACATATTTTAAACTAGTCATTCGCATAAGCTCTCCAAAACCAGGAAGCATTTTTTGGCACACTTTTTCTGTGGCTTCTGGAGTTATGTCTCTTAAAGCAGGGCCTGTGCCTCCTGTAGTAACGACTAGATCGCATTGGTATTCATCGCACATTTTAATCAGCGATTTTTCAATCAAATCCCTTTCATCAGCGACAATTTCATAATGAAATTCTAAAGGATTGAGCAGGTATTCATTCAACACTTCTTGTATCGCCTTACCGCTTAAATCTTCATAAATCCCTTTTGACGCCCTATCGCTCGCGCTCAAAACGCCTATATGAATCGTTTGCACTTTAACTCCTTTTTACGCTAAAAGCCCGCTCCCTTTTAAAGGGTGGCTTCTTTCTTTGGCATAGACGCGTTCATTATCAATCAAATCGTATTTCCAAATAGGAGCGTTACGCTTAAAATCTTCAATAAAATCTTCATATAGTTCTAAGGCATTTTTTCTATTCTTTCCCATTAAAACGCATAAAAATGAGCTTTGTCCTATCAAAACATCGCCCAGGCTGTGCGCCATTTTTAACACCACGCCCAAATCTTTGGCTTTATGGCGCCATTTTTCAAACCAAGTCTTTAATAGCGCCTCATAAATATCAAAACTCAAGCCTTGAATGTTATCCTCTTTTCTCACAATCCCCACAAACACACAAAACGCTCCAAAGTTTTTCGCGCAAGCTTCCTTTTCGTAGGCTTTCAAAAGCTCGCTAGTATTTAATGCCCCTTGAATGATTTTTAACACCTAGCCCCCACAAACCGGTGGCAACAAACTTATTACATCGCCATCTTTTAAAGGCGTGTTTAAATTGTCTATTAAGTGATCATTAAGGGCTATCGCGCAAACGCCCAACCACTCTTTTAGGCCCTCTTTTTCTTGTAAAATCGCTCTTAATTCCTTTAAATCATTCGCTTTGATGAAAAAATTTTCTTCTTTTATAGGTCCAAAAAATCGCACTTCTACCATCATTTACCCTTATATTCAATCTTTTAAAGCATGATTTTAAATATTTTTAAAACCTCTTTAAAGCGCTCATAATTTTCACAATAAATGCCCCATTTTGAGCTTTTTGACTTCCAAATACCCTTGATTGTGCTCATTAGCGCACACGATCAAGCTCTCTCTTGTTACTTCAGCGTATTTTTCTAAAGCGGCGATCTTTTTAGGGTTGTTCGTGAGTAAGCGCATTTTTTTAATATGGTAATATTCTAAAATCTCACCCGCAACACTATAATCCCTTTCATCGTCTTTAAACCCTATCATTTCATTGGCTTGAATGGTATCATAGCCTTTATCCTGTAAAGCGTAGGCATTGACTTTGTTAAATAGCCCTATCCCACGCCCTTCTTGGCGCAAATAAATCACTAGTCCCCCTTCTTTAGAAATCCTTTCTAACGCCATTTGCAACGCCCCCCCGCAATCGCATTTTTGAGAGCCTAGAGCATCACCCGTTAAGCATTCTGAATGCAAACGCACTAAGGGGTTTTGAGAAAAATTAGGGGTGAAAATGACTAAATGATCTTTAGAGCCATTAGAACCCTTTTCTCTAAAACACTGGATATAAAACTCCCCAAATTGAGTGGGTAATTTGGCTTGGTTAGAGACTTCTAATCGTTTCAAGGATACTCCTAAAATTAGTTTTAAAACGCGTCTTTTAAAAAAAGGTATTCTATCAAAACTCTTTATAATTTTCTTAAATTTTAAATTCTTAAAATTTGTAGGTTAAATTCAAACCATTGGGGCTTAAGCTAGAACGGATTTCATGTTTATTATAAATCCCTAA
This DNA window, taken from Helicobacter pylori, encodes the following:
- the hpaA gene encoding flagellar sheath lipoprotein HpaA codes for the protein MKANNHFKDFAWKKCLLGASVVALLVGCSPHIIETNEVALKLNYHPASEKVQALDEKILLLRPAFQYSDNIAKEYENKFKNQTVLKVEQILQNQGYKVINVDSSDKDDFSFVQKKEGYLAVAMNGEIVLRPDPKRTIQKKSEPGLLFSTGLDKMEGVLIPAGFVKVTILEPMSGESLDSFTMDLSELDIQEKFLKTTHSSHSGGLVSTMVKGTDNSNDAIKSALNKIFASIMQEIDKKLTQKNLESYQKDAKELKGKRNR
- the moaC gene encoding cyclic pyranopterin monophosphate synthase MoaC, which produces MPLTHLNGENQPKMVDIGDKETTERIALASGRISMNKEAYDAIINHCVKKGPVLQTAIIAGIMGAKKTSELIPMCHSIMLNGVDIDILEEKETCSFKLYARVKTQAKTGVEMEALMSVSVGLLTIYDMVKSIDKSMTISGVMLEYKSGGKSGDYNAKK
- the mog gene encoding molybdopterin adenylyltransferase — translated: MQTIHIGVLSASDRASKGIYEDLSGKAIQEVLNEYLLNPLEFHYEIVADERDLIEKSLIKMCDEYQCDLVVTTGGTGPALRDITPEATEKVCQKMLPGFGELMRMTSLKYVPTAILSRQSAGIRNKSLIINLPGKPKSIRECLEAVFPAIPYCVDLILGNYMQVNEKNIQAFRPKQ
- a CDS encoding molybdopterin synthase catalytic subunit, with the protein product MLKIIQGALNTSELLKAYEKEACAKNFGAFCVFVGIVRKEDNIQGLSFDIYEALLKTWFEKWRHKAKDLGVVLKMAHSLGDVLIGQSSFLCVLMGKNRKNALELYEDFIEDFKRNAPIWKYDLIDNERVYAKERSHPLKGSGLLA
- a CDS encoding MoaD/ThiS family protein; the encoded protein is MVEVRFFGPIKEENFFIKANDLKELRAILQEKEGLKEWLGVCAIALNDHLIDNLNTPLKDGDVISLLPPVCGG
- the ribA gene encoding GTP cyclohydrolase II, with the protein product MKRLEVSNQAKLPTQFGEFYIQCFREKGSNGSKDHLVIFTPNFSQNPLVRLHSECLTGDALGSQKCDCGGALQMALERISKEGGLVIYLRQEGRGIGLFNKVNAYALQDKGYDTIQANEMIGFKDDERDYSVAGEILEYYHIKKMRLLTNNPKKIAALEKYAEVTRESLIVCANEHNQGYLEVKKLKMGHLL